A stretch of DNA from Micromonospora peucetia:
CAGGTCCCTGCCCTCCAGGGTGGCCCGGCCGGCGGTCGGCGTCTCCAGCCGCATCAGCAGCCGGGCCAGCGTCGACTTGCCGCAGCCGGACTCGCCGACCACCCCGAGGGTCTCACCCCGGCGCAGCTCGAAGCTGACCCCGTCGACGGCCTTGACGGCGCCGATCTGCTTCTGGAACAGCACGCCCTGGCGGATCGGGAAGTGCTTGACCAGGCCGTCGACGGCGAGGATCGTCTCGCCGCGCACCTTCGTGGGGCTAGCGGGCGCTGTCATCACGGACCTCCTGGGCGAAATGGCACGCGCTGGTCCGGCCGTCGTCCAGGACCAGGTCGTGCGGCACCACGTCGACGCAGACCTGCTGCACGTACGGGCACCGGGGGTGGAAGGGGCAGCCGGACGGGATCCGCATCAGGTTGGGCGGCAGCCCCTTGATCGTGGAGAGCTCCTGACCCCGCACGTCCAGCCGCGGGATCGACTCCAGCAACCCCTTCGTGTACGGGTGGGCCGGCGCCCGGTACAACGAGCGGACGTCGGCGTGCTCGATGATCCGGCCGGCGTACATGACCGCGATCCGGTCCGCGACGCCGGCGACCACGCCGAGGTCGTGGGTGATCAGGATCATCGCCATGTCGAGGTCGCGGCGGAGGTCGGCCAGCAGATCCATGATCTGGGCCTGCACGGTGACGTCCAGGGCCGTGGTCGGTTCGTCGGCGATCAGCACCTTCGGGTTCATGGCCAGCGCCATCGCGATCATGACGCGCTGCCGCATGCCCCCGGAGAACTGGTGCGGATAGTCGCCGAGCCGGTTGGCGGCCCCCGGGATCCGCACCAGGTCCATCAGCTCGACGACCCGGCGGCGGGCGTCCGCCTTCGACATGCCCTCGCGCTGGCGCAGCGTCTCGCCGACCTGCCAGCCCACCGGAAAGACGGGGTTCAGCGCGGAGAGGGCATCCTGGAAGATCATCGCGATCTCCTTGCCGCGCACCTGCCGGCGCTGCTCCTCCGGCAGCTTCAGCAGGTCCCGCCCCTGGTAGAGGACCTCGCCGGAGCGGATCACGGCTGGCGGAGTGTCGAGGATGCCCATGATCGCCTGGGCGGTGACCGACTTACCGGAGCCCGACTCGCCGAGCACGGCGAGCGTCTCGCCAGGGTCGAGGTGGTACGAGACCCCGTTGATCACCCTGGCCACGCCCTCGCCGGTGCGGAACTCGATGTGCAGGTCCCGTACGTCCAACAGGTGCCCGCCCTCGGGCGTCGGGGAGGCCGGCGTGGGTTGGACGGCGGACTGACTCACGGTGCCTGCCTTTCGCTTGCGACTGCGGGGCTCGCTGCGCTCACTCCTCGCGCTCGCACGGGTGCCTGCCTTTCGCTTGCGACTGCGGGGCTCGCTGCGCTCGTTCGCATCCGTCACCGCAGCTTCGGGTCGAAGGCGTCGCGGATCGCGTCGCCGAGCATGATGAACGCCAGTACGGTCAGCGCGAGGAAGACCGACGGGACCAGCAGCGGGGTGGCCGACTCCCGCATGTGCACCCGGCCCGCGTCGATGTCGATGCCCCACGAGATGGTCGGTGCCTTGAGCCCGATGCCGAGGAAGCTCAGCGTCGCCTCGGCGGCGATGAACGAGCCGAGGGCGATGGTCAGCACCACGATCGCGGGGGCCAGCGCGTTGGGCAGGATGTGCCGCAGCATGATCCGGCCGTCGCCGGCGCCGAGCATCCGGGCCGCCGCGACGTAGTCCTGCTCCCTGGCGGTGATCACCGAGGAGCGGACGACGCGGGCGGCGGTGGTCCAGCCGAGGAGCGCCAGCACGAAGATCACCGCGCCGATCCGGACCGCCGGGCTGTCGCTGTTGACCCGCTTGAGCAGCACGATCGCGGCGAGCAGGAGCGGAATGCCGAGCACGATGTCGATCACCCGGGAGAGCACCGCGTCGACCCAGCGGCCGAAGTAGCCGGCCAGCATCCCCACGGTGAGCGCGATCAGGCCGGTGAACAGCGCGGAGAGCGCGCCGACCAGCAGCGACGCGCGAGCGCCGTACACCGCCCGGGAGTACGTGTCGCAGCCCTGGAAGTCGTACCCGAAGATCGCTCCGCCGGACGGGCCGGCGTGCTGGCGGGCCAGCAGGCAGTCGCGCGGGTCGTTCGTGGTGAACAGACCGGGAACGGCGGCCATGGCGGCGACCAGCACGACCAGGATGAGGCTGATCCAGAAGATCGGTTTGCGGCGCAGGTCGCGCCAGGCGTCGCCGGCCAGGCTGCGGGGCTTCTGCGGTACGCCGACCTGGCCCGGTGCGCCCGGCTCACCCGACGGCCCCCGCCGTGCGGCCTGGTTCTCGCTGGCGGCGACGGTCTCGAAGTCACTCATGCCGGCCCCTCGCTTCGCTCTGTGCCGGCACGAAACGCTGCGTTGATGATTCGTTCGCTGCGCTCACTCATGCCCGCACCTCGCTGCGCTCGGCGCCGGCACGAAACACTGCGCTGCCGATTCGTTCGCTGCGCTCACTCATAGCGGATCCTCGGGTCGAGTACGGCGTACAGGACGTCCACCACCAGGTTGGAGA
This window harbors:
- a CDS encoding ABC transporter ATP-binding protein, giving the protein MSQSAVQPTPASPTPEGGHLLDVRDLHIEFRTGEGVARVINGVSYHLDPGETLAVLGESGSGKSVTAQAIMGILDTPPAVIRSGEVLYQGRDLLKLPEEQRRQVRGKEIAMIFQDALSALNPVFPVGWQVGETLRQREGMSKADARRRVVELMDLVRIPGAANRLGDYPHQFSGGMRQRVMIAMALAMNPKVLIADEPTTALDVTVQAQIMDLLADLRRDLDMAMILITHDLGVVAGVADRIAVMYAGRIIEHADVRSLYRAPAHPYTKGLLESIPRLDVRGQELSTIKGLPPNLMRIPSGCPFHPRCPYVQQVCVDVVPHDLVLDDGRTSACHFAQEVRDDSAR
- a CDS encoding ABC transporter permease; translation: MSDFETVAASENQAARRGPSGEPGAPGQVGVPQKPRSLAGDAWRDLRRKPIFWISLILVVLVAAMAAVPGLFTTNDPRDCLLARQHAGPSGGAIFGYDFQGCDTYSRAVYGARASLLVGALSALFTGLIALTVGMLAGYFGRWVDAVLSRVIDIVLGIPLLLAAIVLLKRVNSDSPAVRIGAVIFVLALLGWTTAARVVRSSVITAREQDYVAAARMLGAGDGRIMLRHILPNALAPAIVVLTIALGSFIAAEATLSFLGIGLKAPTISWGIDIDAGRVHMRESATPLLVPSVFLALTVLAFIMLGDAIRDAFDPKLR